One stretch of Cellulomonas wangsupingiae DNA includes these proteins:
- the glgX gene encoding glycogen debranching protein GlgX, whose translation MHIWPGRPYPLGATYDGTGTNFAIFSGVAERVELCLIDDDGTETRVDLPEVDAFVWHGYLPAIAPGQRYGYRVHGPYDPAAGHRCDPSKLLLDPYAKAIDGQIDGDPSLYSYTFGDPESRNEQDSAGHTMTSVVVNPFFDWGHDRPPEHQYHESVIYEAHVRGLTRLHPAVPEELRGTYAALGHPAVVEHLASLGVTAIELMPVHQFVNDPSLQEKGLSNYWGYNTIGFFAPHNGYSSLSGSGQQVQEFKSMVKALHAANIEVILDVVYNHTAEGNHMGPTLSFRGIDNASYYRLVDDDPSHYFDTTGTGNSLLMRSPAVLQLIMDSLRYWVTEMHVDGFRFDLAATLARQFHEVDRLSAFFDLVHQDPVISQVKLIAEPWDLGEGGYQVGGFPPLWTEWNGKYRDTVRDFWRGEPSTLGEFASRLSGSSDLYEHTGRRPIASVNFVTAHDGFTLRDLVSYNDKHNEANGEDNRDGESHNRSWNCGVEGPTDDPEVLRLRARQQRNFLATLLLSQGVPMIAHGDELGRTQLGNNNGYCQDNDITWVDWDLDDDRQSLLEFTRRIIHLRREHPVFRQRRFFAGAAEHGGESDLRDIAWMTPTGGHMSDEAWSSDHAFAVMVFLNGDAIDEPDLRGEEVVDDSFLLLFNSHWEKKQFQLPGAEYGAVWTAVLDTDSQVRPGREVRARGRLTVAPRSMVLLTRPPEHETPSASGSGSAAAAAREASKAGRTHL comes from the coding sequence ATGCACATCTGGCCCGGACGCCCCTACCCCCTCGGCGCCACCTACGACGGCACGGGGACGAACTTCGCGATCTTCTCCGGCGTCGCCGAGCGTGTCGAGCTGTGCCTCATCGACGACGACGGGACCGAGACGCGCGTCGACCTGCCGGAGGTCGACGCCTTCGTGTGGCACGGCTACCTCCCGGCCATCGCACCCGGCCAGCGGTACGGCTACCGCGTCCACGGCCCCTACGACCCGGCGGCCGGGCACCGCTGCGACCCGTCCAAGCTGCTGCTCGACCCGTACGCCAAGGCGATCGACGGGCAGATCGACGGGGACCCGTCGCTGTACTCGTACACCTTCGGCGACCCCGAGTCCCGCAACGAGCAGGACTCCGCGGGCCACACGATGACGTCGGTCGTCGTCAACCCGTTCTTCGACTGGGGACACGACCGTCCGCCGGAGCACCAGTACCACGAGTCCGTGATCTACGAGGCGCACGTACGGGGCCTGACGCGCCTGCACCCCGCGGTCCCGGAGGAGCTGCGCGGGACGTACGCGGCCCTGGGGCACCCGGCGGTCGTCGAGCACCTGGCGAGCCTCGGGGTCACGGCGATCGAGCTCATGCCGGTCCACCAGTTCGTCAACGACCCCTCCCTGCAGGAGAAGGGCCTGTCGAACTACTGGGGCTACAACACGATCGGGTTCTTCGCGCCCCACAACGGGTACTCCTCCCTGTCCGGCAGCGGCCAGCAGGTGCAGGAGTTCAAGTCGATGGTCAAGGCGCTGCACGCCGCGAACATCGAGGTGATCCTGGACGTCGTGTACAACCACACCGCCGAGGGCAACCACATGGGCCCGACGCTGAGCTTCCGCGGCATCGACAACGCGAGCTACTACCGGCTCGTCGACGACGACCCCTCGCACTACTTCGACACCACCGGCACCGGCAACTCGCTGCTCATGCGCTCGCCGGCGGTGCTGCAGCTCATCATGGACTCCCTGCGCTACTGGGTGACCGAGATGCACGTGGACGGGTTCCGCTTCGACCTCGCCGCCACCCTCGCGCGTCAGTTCCACGAGGTCGACCGCCTCTCCGCGTTCTTCGACCTCGTGCACCAGGATCCCGTGATCTCGCAGGTCAAGCTCATCGCCGAGCCCTGGGACCTGGGTGAGGGCGGGTACCAGGTCGGTGGGTTCCCCCCGCTGTGGACGGAGTGGAACGGCAAGTACCGGGACACGGTGCGCGACTTCTGGCGCGGGGAGCCCTCGACGCTCGGAGAGTTCGCGAGCCGCCTGTCGGGGTCCTCCGACCTGTACGAGCACACGGGCCGTCGTCCGATCGCGAGCGTCAACTTCGTCACGGCGCACGACGGGTTCACGCTGCGCGACCTGGTCTCCTACAACGACAAGCACAACGAGGCCAACGGCGAGGACAACCGCGACGGCGAGAGCCACAACCGCTCCTGGAACTGCGGCGTCGAGGGTCCCACCGACGACCCCGAGGTGCTGCGCCTGCGAGCACGCCAGCAGCGCAACTTCCTCGCGACGCTGCTGCTCTCGCAGGGCGTGCCGATGATCGCGCACGGGGACGAGCTCGGGCGCACGCAGCTGGGCAACAACAACGGCTACTGCCAGGACAACGACATCACCTGGGTCGACTGGGACCTCGACGACGACCGGCAGTCGCTGCTGGAGTTCACGCGCCGCATCATCCACCTGCGCCGCGAGCACCCCGTGTTCCGCCAGCGCCGGTTCTTCGCCGGTGCGGCCGAGCACGGCGGGGAGTCCGACCTGCGCGACATCGCCTGGATGACGCCCACGGGCGGGCACATGTCCGACGAGGCGTGGAGCTCCGACCACGCGTTCGCGGTGATGGTGTTCCTCAACGGCGACGCGATCGACGAGCCCGACCTGCGCGGCGAGGAGGTCGTCGACGACTCGTTCCTGCTGCTGTTCAACAGCCACTGGGAGAAGAAGCAGTTCCAGCTCCCCGGCGCGGAGTACGGCGCCGTGTGGACGGCCGTGCTGGACACCGACTCCCAGGTGCGGCCCGGCCGGGAGGTGCGTGCGCGCGGCCGGTTGACGGTCGCCCCGCGGTCCATGGTGCTGCTCACCCGGCCTCCCGAGCACGAGACGCCCTCGGCGTCGGGCAGCGGGTCGGCCGCCGCGGCCGCGCGCGAAGCCAGCAAGGCCGGACGGACGCACCTGTGA
- the treY gene encoding malto-oligosyltrehalose synthase — protein MTEAPALRAVPERRSVRTGHPVPVSTYRVQLGADLTFDDVAARVPYYASLGVTHVYLSPVLAAAPGSTHGYDVVDHDTVSPVLGGEAGLRRLADAAHAAGLGLVLDIVPNHMAVPTPVWHNRALWSVLTDGPASPFAAWFDVDWSAGDGAVLMPVLGDRIGAVLARDELRLEELDVPGVGPSTVLRYHDHVFPVRAGTEQLPLAELVERQHYRLAYWRVADEELNYRRFFDVGTLVAVRVEDPDVFDATHALVVRLLREDVIDGLRIDHPDGLADPAGYLARLREATDGAWVVVEKILAGSEELPDDWATAGTTGYEALWRVQQAFVDPGGAALLGSVMHRLTGDVSDAFDDVEETAKREVVDGPLYAEVHRLTNLAAEICHDDLRLRDHTWRALEECLVELLVAFDRYRAYVVPGEPAPPTSAAVLAAAAQRARRHLGDEREATMSVLLDLLLGREAGSAGRTRDPRRDELVVRFQQTCGAVMAKGVEDTAFYRWTHLVALCEVGGEPARFATTPTDLAAWASRAQAAAPLGMTTLSTHDTKRGEDTRARLGVLSELPREWSALVDDLRRASAGYRGALLDGRTEYLLWQTLAGTWTDDGAIAEDRLVEYLTKAMREAKSHTSWTAPDEAYEQAVLSTARQALTDPVVLGLLGDWDLRTRSAVRAATLGTKLVQLTLPGVADVYQGTEVPSPTLVDPDNRRPVDVEELAARLARLDEGAGPRGLADEKVLVTSRALRVRRDVADAFVGPAAGFEPLPHSSGHSMTYARTVGGAPRVVVVATRLAAAVERLGGWADHTLALPDGVWHDVLTDRVVPGGVQRVADVLERLPVALLVREGV, from the coding sequence GTGACCGAGGCTCCGGCCCTGCGCGCCGTGCCGGAGCGGCGCTCCGTGCGGACCGGTCACCCGGTGCCCGTCTCGACGTACCGCGTGCAGCTCGGCGCGGACCTGACGTTCGACGACGTCGCGGCGCGGGTCCCGTACTACGCCTCGCTCGGCGTGACCCACGTCTACCTGTCGCCCGTGCTGGCGGCGGCGCCCGGCTCGACGCACGGGTACGACGTCGTCGACCACGACACCGTGTCGCCCGTCCTGGGGGGTGAGGCGGGCCTGCGTCGCCTGGCGGACGCCGCGCACGCCGCGGGCCTGGGGCTGGTGCTCGACATCGTGCCGAACCACATGGCCGTGCCCACCCCTGTCTGGCACAACCGTGCGTTGTGGTCCGTGCTCACCGACGGGCCGGCGTCGCCCTTCGCCGCGTGGTTCGACGTCGACTGGTCGGCGGGCGACGGTGCGGTGCTCATGCCCGTGCTCGGCGACCGCATCGGCGCCGTGCTGGCACGCGACGAGCTGCGCCTGGAGGAGCTGGACGTGCCCGGCGTGGGTCCGTCGACGGTCCTGCGCTACCACGACCACGTGTTCCCGGTCCGCGCGGGCACCGAGCAGCTGCCGCTGGCCGAGCTCGTCGAGCGCCAGCACTACCGGCTCGCGTACTGGCGCGTGGCGGACGAGGAGCTGAACTACCGCCGGTTCTTCGACGTCGGCACGCTCGTCGCGGTCCGGGTGGAGGACCCGGACGTCTTCGACGCGACGCACGCCCTGGTGGTGCGGCTGCTGCGCGAGGACGTGATCGACGGCCTACGGATCGACCACCCGGACGGCCTGGCCGACCCGGCCGGGTACCTCGCGCGGCTGCGCGAGGCGACCGACGGCGCCTGGGTCGTGGTGGAGAAGATCCTCGCCGGCAGCGAGGAGCTGCCCGACGACTGGGCGACCGCAGGCACGACCGGGTACGAGGCGCTCTGGCGGGTGCAGCAGGCGTTCGTCGACCCCGGCGGCGCGGCGCTCCTCGGCTCCGTCATGCACCGCCTGACGGGCGACGTCTCGGACGCGTTCGACGACGTCGAGGAGACCGCCAAGCGCGAGGTCGTCGACGGTCCCCTGTACGCCGAGGTGCACCGTCTGACGAACCTCGCCGCGGAGATCTGCCACGACGACCTGCGGCTGCGGGACCACACGTGGCGCGCCCTCGAGGAGTGCCTGGTCGAGCTGCTCGTCGCGTTCGACCGGTACCGGGCCTACGTCGTGCCGGGCGAACCCGCCCCGCCGACGTCCGCCGCCGTCCTGGCGGCGGCGGCGCAGCGCGCGCGACGCCACCTGGGCGACGAGCGGGAGGCGACCATGTCGGTCCTGCTCGACCTGCTGCTCGGGCGGGAGGCGGGCTCCGCCGGCCGCACGCGCGACCCGCGGCGTGACGAGCTCGTCGTGCGCTTCCAGCAGACCTGCGGCGCCGTCATGGCCAAGGGCGTCGAGGACACGGCGTTCTACCGCTGGACGCACCTCGTGGCGCTGTGCGAGGTCGGCGGGGAGCCCGCGCGCTTCGCGACGACGCCGACCGACCTGGCCGCCTGGGCGTCGCGGGCGCAGGCCGCGGCACCCCTGGGCATGACGACGCTGTCGACGCACGACACGAAGCGGGGCGAGGACACCCGCGCGCGCCTCGGTGTGCTGTCCGAGCTGCCCCGCGAGTGGTCCGCGCTGGTCGACGACCTGCGCCGCGCGTCGGCGGGGTACCGCGGGGCCCTGCTCGACGGGCGCACCGAGTACCTCCTGTGGCAGACGCTCGCCGGGACGTGGACCGACGACGGGGCCATCGCCGAGGACCGCCTGGTCGAGTACCTGACGAAGGCGATGCGCGAGGCCAAGTCGCACACGTCGTGGACGGCTCCCGACGAGGCGTACGAGCAGGCGGTGCTGTCGACGGCACGTCAGGCGCTCACCGACCCCGTCGTGCTGGGCCTGCTGGGCGACTGGGACCTGCGCACCCGCTCGGCGGTGCGCGCCGCGACGCTCGGCACCAAGCTCGTCCAGCTGACCCTGCCGGGCGTCGCCGACGTGTACCAGGGCACCGAGGTGCCGTCGCCGACGCTCGTCGACCCCGACAACCGCCGGCCGGTCGACGTCGAGGAGCTGGCGGCGCGCCTCGCGCGCCTCGACGAGGGTGCGGGCCCGCGCGGCCTGGCCGACGAGAAGGTGCTCGTGACGTCCCGTGCGCTGCGGGTGCGGCGCGACGTGGCCGACGCGTTCGTGGGACCGGCGGCGGGCTTCGAGCCGCTGCCGCACTCGTCGGGTCACTCGATGACCTACGCCCGCACGGTGGGCGGTGCGCCGCGGGTCGTGGTGGTCGCGACCCGGCTGGCCGCGGCCGTCGAGCGGCTGGGCGGCTGGGCGGACCACACGCTGGCGCTGCCCGACGGCGTGTGGCACGACGTGCTCACGGACCGCGTCGTGCCCGGCGGGGTGCAGCGGGTGGCGGACGTGCTCGAGCGGCTGCCCGTCGCGCTTCTCGTGCGGGAAGGGGTGTGA
- a CDS encoding transglutaminase-like domain-containing protein: MQREMTAHLVLDVTSPARLVLEVAVAGVHDPRESLAIVSAGRDVVAREVVDPHGTRLHVVDVGPGLLTVDYRAEVTGRAHQEPDVPADQLVYLRPSRYCESDVLAPTARSEFRGLAGVDLLAAVSSWVGTRLAYAPGSSLPTDGAVRTLLARRGVCRDFAHLVVALLRALDVPARLVAVYAPGLDPMDFHAVAEAYVEGRWRVVDATTLAPRSSLVRIATGRDASDTAFLSVHRGTATLRELTVSAVADTLPDDDVRELVSIG, translated from the coding sequence GTGCAGCGCGAGATGACCGCCCACCTGGTCCTGGACGTCACGTCACCCGCCCGGCTCGTCCTGGAGGTGGCCGTCGCGGGCGTCCACGACCCCAGGGAGTCGCTGGCGATCGTCAGCGCGGGCCGCGACGTGGTGGCGCGCGAGGTCGTCGACCCGCACGGCACCCGGCTGCACGTCGTCGACGTCGGGCCCGGGCTCCTGACCGTGGACTACCGCGCCGAGGTCACCGGCCGCGCCCACCAGGAGCCCGACGTCCCCGCGGACCAGCTCGTGTACCTGCGTCCGAGCCGCTACTGCGAGTCCGACGTCCTGGCACCCACGGCGCGCTCCGAGTTCCGCGGGCTGGCCGGCGTGGACCTGCTCGCAGCCGTCAGCTCCTGGGTGGGCACCCGGCTGGCCTACGCCCCCGGATCGAGCCTGCCGACCGACGGCGCTGTCCGCACGCTGCTCGCCCGGCGCGGTGTGTGCCGCGACTTCGCCCATCTCGTCGTGGCGCTGCTGCGCGCGCTCGACGTGCCGGCACGGCTGGTCGCGGTGTACGCGCCCGGCCTCGACCCCATGGACTTCCACGCCGTCGCCGAGGCGTACGTCGAGGGCCGGTGGCGCGTCGTCGACGCGACGACGCTGGCCCCGCGGTCGTCGCTGGTCCGGATCGCGACCGGGCGCGACGCGTCGGACACCGCGTTCCTCTCCGTGCACCGGGGTACCGCGACGCTCCGGGAGCTGACGGTGAGCGCGGTCGCCGACACCCTGCCGGACGACGACGTGCGCGAGCTCGTCTCGATCGGCTGA